A stretch of Meiothermus sp. QL-1 DNA encodes these proteins:
- a CDS encoding G8 domain-containing protein: MQGWPRVLWPILLGGVLGCSSGPVSSEGPSPTRFGAWSDPRTWPSGQVPRAHEVVNIPRDLGVVLDVSPPPLKGLNIYGVLRFDRKDLELRADWIMVHGRLEVGTPQDPFRHRAIITLTGNNPEEDQMGMGTKVLGVMGGVLELHGEPRKGWTKLAQTAPRGATQITVLEASGWRVGDRIVLASTDYDPRQAEVRTITAISGNTLTLDRPLQFPHFGEITYGVDQRGEVGLLSRNVVVRGDESSASTGLGGHIMAMAGSQMRLSGVELYRMGQRNRLARYPVHWHLVGDAAGQYIRHSSIHESFNRCVTVHGTQRLEVVGNVAYDAVGHCYFLEDGAEYKNLLEGNLGLLTRRPDANRGEQPVIPTDRSPATFWIAHPDNIVRNNVAAGSDGIGFWYALPENPTGPSATPTIWPRRTPLGEFSGNVSHSSFDGLMVDRGPRADTLEPEATVYNPRSNPSDTQNAYNDNRNPPVVAEFRNFTAYKHRGNAIWLRGLNHKVVGARLADNAIGVTFASRATTLEDSLVVGDSDNKGWPRDWEFRGVDGRSLPRPWANSNGAIQDNFPIRGFEFYDGKVGFRNVEFVNFQPLQVQNAQGTQRATREAGALSYLRFTDFDIDSRNFAEGARFTNAKPVYLPPRGEPTPEEVASNRNADGYRGSVFVDLDGSVSGRRGHAVVLNHPFLLDAACEVRAEWNAGVCNYGYARLHILNESGGRIAPVALTREDASRPVFRMWGAPNNLNFFGATVIKGRRYTLEAAGGIPARLKLRLDDSEPGDFVLVGLPYSGEPYIYRDYWIDNRNRLLQASSRAEFEASPGERYWSEGGMLWVKLVVRAGREWAVLDICRSELCR, from the coding sequence GTGCAGGGCTGGCCTCGAGTACTCTGGCCTATTCTTCTGGGGGGTGTGTTGGGCTGTTCCAGCGGGCCTGTTTCGTCTGAAGGGCCCAGCCCCACCCGCTTTGGCGCTTGGTCGGACCCCAGGACCTGGCCCAGCGGCCAGGTGCCCCGGGCCCACGAGGTGGTGAACATTCCGAGGGACCTGGGGGTGGTGCTGGATGTGAGTCCGCCTCCCCTGAAGGGCCTCAACATCTACGGCGTTCTGCGCTTTGACCGCAAGGACCTGGAGCTTCGGGCCGACTGGATTATGGTGCACGGCCGGCTCGAGGTGGGCACCCCCCAGGACCCCTTCCGCCACCGGGCGATCATCACCCTCACCGGCAACAACCCCGAAGAGGACCAGATGGGGATGGGCACCAAGGTGCTGGGGGTGATGGGAGGGGTTTTGGAGCTGCACGGGGAGCCCCGCAAGGGCTGGACCAAGCTGGCCCAGACCGCTCCCCGGGGTGCCACGCAGATCACCGTGCTCGAGGCCAGCGGCTGGCGGGTGGGGGACCGCATTGTGCTGGCCTCGACCGACTACGACCCCCGCCAGGCCGAGGTCCGCACCATCACCGCTATTTCGGGCAACACCCTGACCCTGGACCGCCCGCTGCAGTTCCCCCATTTCGGCGAGATAACCTACGGGGTGGACCAGCGCGGCGAGGTGGGGCTGCTCTCGCGCAACGTGGTGGTTCGCGGCGATGAGAGCTCGGCCAGCACCGGCCTGGGGGGGCACATCATGGCCATGGCGGGCAGCCAGATGCGCCTTTCGGGGGTGGAGCTCTACCGCATGGGCCAGCGCAACCGGCTGGCCCGCTACCCCGTTCACTGGCACCTGGTGGGTGATGCGGCAGGGCAGTACATCCGCCACTCCTCCATCCACGAGAGCTTCAACCGCTGCGTGACCGTTCACGGCACCCAGCGGCTGGAGGTGGTGGGGAACGTGGCCTACGATGCGGTGGGGCACTGCTACTTTTTGGAGGACGGGGCCGAGTACAAGAACCTTCTGGAGGGCAACCTGGGCCTCCTGACCCGCCGTCCCGACGCCAACCGGGGGGAGCAGCCGGTCATTCCCACCGACCGGAGCCCGGCCACCTTCTGGATTGCCCACCCCGATAACATCGTGCGCAACAACGTGGCCGCCGGTTCGGACGGCATCGGCTTCTGGTACGCCCTGCCCGAGAACCCCACCGGCCCTTCGGCCACCCCCACCATCTGGCCCCGCCGCACCCCTTTGGGGGAGTTCTCCGGCAACGTCTCGCACTCGAGCTTTGATGGCCTGATGGTCGACCGGGGCCCCAGGGCGGACACCCTCGAGCCCGAGGCCACCGTCTACAACCCCCGCAGCAACCCGTCTGATACCCAAAACGCCTACAACGACAACCGCAATCCACCGGTGGTGGCCGAATTCCGGAACTTTACTGCCTACAAGCACCGCGGCAACGCCATCTGGCTCAGAGGGCTCAACCACAAGGTGGTGGGGGCCCGGCTGGCCGACAACGCCATCGGGGTGACCTTCGCCTCGCGGGCCACCACCCTGGAGGACTCCCTGGTCGTGGGCGACAGCGACAACAAGGGCTGGCCGCGCGACTGGGAGTTCCGTGGGGTGGACGGGCGCAGCCTGCCCAGGCCCTGGGCCAACAGCAATGGGGCCATCCAGGACAACTTCCCTATTCGCGGCTTTGAGTTCTACGACGGCAAGGTTGGTTTCCGCAACGTGGAGTTCGTCAACTTCCAGCCCCTGCAGGTGCAGAACGCCCAGGGCACCCAGCGCGCTACCCGCGAGGCCGGGGCCCTGAGCTATCTGCGCTTCACCGATTTCGACATCGACAGCCGCAACTTTGCCGAAGGTGCTAGGTTCACCAACGCCAAGCCGGTCTACCTGCCCCCCCGGGGCGAGCCCACCCCGGAGGAGGTGGCCAGCAACCGCAATGCGGACGGCTACAGGGGCAGCGTGTTTGTGGACCTGGACGGCTCGGTGAGCGGCCGGCGGGGCCATGCGGTGGTGCTCAACCATCCCTTCCTGCTGGACGCGGCCTGCGAGGTGCGGGCGGAGTGGAACGCAGGGGTTTGCAACTACGGCTATGCCCGGCTGCACATCCTCAACGAGAGCGGGGGGCGCATTGCCCCGGTGGCCCTCACCCGCGAGGACGCCTCCCGCCCGGTCTTCCGCATGTGGGGAGCGCCCAACAACCTGAACTTCTTCGGCGCCACCGTAATCAAGGGCCGCCGCTACACCCTGGAGGCCGCCGGGGGCATTCCGGCCCGGCTCAAGCTGCGCTTAGACGACAGCGAGCCCGGCGATTTCGTGCTGGTGGGCCTGCCCTACAGTGGCGAGCCCTACATCTACCGCGATTACTGGATCGACAACCGCAACCGGCTCCTGCAGGCCAGCAGCCGGGCCGAGTTCGAGGCCAGCCCGGGGGAGCGCTACTGGAGCGAAGGGGGGATGCTCTGGGTCAAGCTGGTGGTGCGGGCGGGCCGCGAGTGGGCGGTGCTGGACATCTGCCGCAGCGAGCTTTGCCGGTAG
- the ligA gene encoding NAD-dependent DNA ligase LigA, producing MSPKQRILELREQIRYHNYRYYVLDDPEISDAEFDRLMQELKALEAEHPELITPDSPTQTVGSSILEPPFTPVPHPTRMYSLGNAFSQQDIAEFEASIARFLGREGPFAYVLEYKIDGLSVNLVYEEGVLVRGLTRGDGVVGEDVTPNLLAIPDFPRRLPEAWDLEVRGEVYLPLQTFLELNARLEEEGEVPFKNPRNAAAGSLRQKDPKISARRGLRGLFYGVGRPETLGVRTQQALLERLAELGFAVEPHHRLVSGVEGVEAGYRAMLEQRRALPFEADGITVKLNELSLWDELGYTAKTPRFAIAYKFPAEERPTRVRQVVFQVGRTGRVTPVAELEPILLEGSTVSRVTLHNESYVQELGLRVGDTVLVHKAGGVIPEVLRVLTEAPRGQTPVVWPSRCPECASELVLSGKIHLCPNPLCPAKAFEAIRHYASRRAMDIQGLGEKLIEQLLASGKVRDAADLYQLKKEDLVPLERMGEKSAQNLLNQIEASKNRGLERLLFALGIPQVGESTARALARRFGHLDRILEASVEELDAVPDIAEATASAIHQALSRPEMRRFIERLRAAGMRFEAREKQKSQALEGLTFVLTGELSLPREEVARWLEAHGARVASSVSRKTHYVVAGAGAGSKLAKAQELGIPVLDEQGLRALLREKVGQEP from the coding sequence ATGTCGCCCAAGCAGCGCATTCTGGAGCTTAGGGAGCAGATCCGCTACCACAACTACCGCTACTACGTGCTCGACGACCCCGAGATCTCCGATGCCGAATTCGACCGGCTGATGCAGGAGCTGAAGGCGCTGGAAGCAGAGCACCCCGAACTCATCACCCCCGACTCCCCCACCCAGACCGTGGGCAGCAGCATCCTGGAACCCCCCTTCACCCCCGTGCCCCATCCCACCCGAATGTACTCTCTGGGGAACGCCTTCTCCCAGCAGGATATCGCCGAGTTTGAGGCCAGTATCGCCCGCTTTCTGGGGCGGGAAGGGCCTTTTGCGTACGTGCTCGAGTACAAGATTGACGGCCTTTCGGTCAACCTGGTCTACGAGGAGGGGGTGCTGGTGCGGGGCCTGACCCGGGGGGACGGAGTGGTGGGGGAGGACGTGACCCCCAACCTGCTGGCCATCCCCGACTTCCCCCGGCGGCTGCCCGAAGCCTGGGACCTGGAGGTCCGGGGCGAGGTCTACCTGCCCCTCCAGACCTTTCTGGAGCTCAACGCCAGGCTGGAGGAAGAGGGGGAGGTGCCCTTCAAAAACCCTCGCAACGCTGCTGCAGGAAGCCTGCGGCAAAAAGACCCCAAGATAAGCGCCCGCCGGGGGCTGCGGGGGCTTTTCTACGGGGTGGGGCGGCCCGAGACCCTGGGGGTGAGGACCCAGCAGGCCCTGCTGGAACGGCTGGCCGAGCTCGGCTTCGCGGTGGAGCCCCACCACCGCCTGGTCTCAGGGGTAGAGGGGGTGGAGGCGGGCTACCGGGCGATGCTCGAGCAGCGGCGCGCCCTGCCCTTCGAAGCCGATGGGATAACCGTCAAGCTCAACGAGCTCTCCCTTTGGGATGAGCTCGGCTACACCGCCAAGACCCCCCGCTTCGCCATCGCCTACAAGTTCCCCGCCGAGGAGAGGCCCACCCGGGTGCGGCAGGTGGTCTTCCAGGTGGGGCGCACCGGAAGGGTGACCCCAGTGGCGGAGCTCGAGCCCATCCTGCTGGAGGGCTCTACCGTGAGCCGGGTCACCCTGCACAACGAAAGCTACGTGCAGGAGCTGGGCCTCCGGGTGGGCGACACCGTGCTGGTGCACAAGGCGGGCGGGGTAATCCCCGAGGTGCTCAGGGTCCTCACCGAGGCCCCCCGGGGGCAGACCCCGGTGGTATGGCCCAGCCGCTGCCCCGAGTGCGCAAGTGAGCTGGTGCTTTCAGGCAAGATCCACCTCTGCCCCAACCCCCTTTGCCCGGCCAAAGCCTTCGAGGCCATCCGCCACTATGCCAGCCGGCGGGCTATGGACATCCAGGGCCTGGGGGAGAAGCTCATCGAGCAGCTTCTAGCGAGCGGAAAGGTGCGGGACGCAGCCGACTTATACCAGCTCAAAAAAGAGGACCTCGTCCCCCTCGAGCGCATGGGGGAAAAAAGCGCGCAGAACCTGCTAAACCAGATTGAAGCCAGCAAAAACCGGGGACTAGAACGGCTCCTTTTCGCCCTGGGCATTCCCCAGGTGGGCGAGAGCACCGCGCGAGCCCTGGCCCGCCGCTTCGGCCACCTAGACCGCATCCTGGAGGCGAGCGTGGAGGAGCTCGACGCGGTGCCGGATATCGCCGAGGCCACCGCCTCTGCCATCCACCAGGCCCTATCGCGGCCTGAGATGCGCCGCTTCATCGAGCGCCTGCGCGCAGCAGGGATGCGCTTTGAGGCCAGGGAAAAGCAGAAAAGCCAGGCGCTGGAGGGCCTGACCTTCGTCCTCACCGGCGAGCTTTCCCTACCCCGAGAGGAAGTAGCCCGGTGGCTGGAGGCCCACGGGGCCCGGGTGGCCAGCTCGGTGAGCAGGAAAACCCACTACGTGGTGGCCGGCGCGGGGGCAGGCTCTAAGCTGGCCAAGGCCCAGGAGCTGGGCATTCCCGTTCTGGACGAGCAAGGCTTGAGGGCCCTGCTGCGCGAAAAAGTGGGCCAGGAGCCGTAG
- a CDS encoding BMP family protein encodes MRRLAVLGMTALALGFGLAQQIRVGMAFDAGGKNDRSFNQSTFEGAQRAARELGVRVFDFEPADPGQVGQGIRRFAEEGFDLIIGVGFANEPSITRNAREFRDIKFAVIDSVPCEGRCDNAVGLVFREHEGSYLVGYIAGRLTNTGVVGFVGGMDIPLIHKFEQGYRAGAIAGMRERGINNPRVLINYVGNTPAAWNDPGRAKEIASAQAKQGADIIYAAAGASGLGVLDFVKQQRCLRQNELPAGVRFISNNGANVPRYAGYERTCPANTTRPMFMIGVDANQNYLGDTDNNPRTLNHVLTSMLKRVDVATYEVIKSVKEGTFKGGVREFGLSNDGVGYALDEYNRALIPQAVVDRLAVIRSQIISGALRVPDRR; translated from the coding sequence ATGAGAAGACTCGCAGTGCTCGGCATGACCGCCCTTGCCTTGGGTTTTGGCCTCGCCCAACAGATCCGCGTGGGTATGGCCTTCGATGCGGGCGGCAAGAACGATCGCAGCTTCAACCAGTCCACCTTTGAGGGGGCCCAGCGGGCCGCCCGGGAGCTTGGGGTCCGGGTCTTTGACTTCGAGCCGGCCGACCCGGGCCAGGTGGGCCAGGGCATCCGCCGCTTCGCCGAGGAGGGCTTCGACCTCATCATCGGGGTGGGCTTTGCCAACGAGCCCTCCATTACCCGCAACGCCCGCGAGTTCAGGGATATCAAGTTCGCTGTGATCGACTCGGTGCCCTGTGAGGGGAGGTGCGACAACGCGGTGGGCCTGGTCTTCCGGGAGCACGAGGGCAGCTACCTGGTGGGCTACATCGCCGGCCGGCTGACCAACACCGGGGTGGTGGGCTTCGTGGGTGGGATGGACATCCCCCTCATCCACAAGTTCGAGCAGGGCTACCGGGCCGGGGCCATCGCCGGCATGCGCGAGCGCGGCATCAACAACCCGCGGGTGCTCATCAACTATGTGGGCAACACCCCAGCCGCCTGGAACGACCCCGGCAGGGCCAAGGAGATTGCCAGCGCCCAGGCCAAGCAGGGGGCCGACATCATCTACGCCGCGGCGGGGGCCTCGGGGCTTGGGGTGCTGGACTTCGTGAAGCAGCAGCGCTGCCTCCGGCAAAACGAGCTGCCCGCCGGCGTGCGCTTCATCTCCAACAACGGCGCAAACGTGCCCCGCTACGCCGGCTACGAGCGGACCTGCCCGGCCAACACCACCCGGCCCATGTTCATGATTGGCGTGGACGCCAACCAGAACTACCTGGGCGACACCGACAACAACCCTCGCACCCTGAACCACGTCCTGACCTCCATGCTCAAGCGGGTGGATGTGGCCACCTACGAGGTGATTAAGTCGGTCAAGGAGGGCACCTTCAAGGGTGGGGTGCGCGAGTTCGGCCTGAGCAACGACGGGGTGGGCTACGCCCTGGACGAGTACAACCGGGCCCTCATCCCCCAGGCCGTGGTTGACCGGCTGGCGGTGATTCGGAGCCAGATTATCTCCGGGGCCCTCAGGGTGCCCGACAGGCGCTAA
- a CDS encoding ABC transporter ATP-binding protein: METASLPTEKGAVALELKGITKRYPLVLANDRISLDVRWGEVLAVVGENGAGKSTLMKIVYGLVRPDQGEIRFNGQRVQISGPADAIALGIGMVHQHFMLIDPFTVLENIVLGAEPRQGASLDLARARAEVEALMRELEFDLPLDTPVEELPVGLQQRVEILKALYRRARVLILDEPTAVLTPQEAEELFAFLRRYVAQGNAVIFISHKLAEVMQLSHRVTVIRDGRLVGTVNTAETSVAELARMMVGREVILSVSKSEPRPREVVLRVENLTVPSKDRKHRLDKVSFEVRAGEIVGIAGVEGNGQTELVEALAGLRSYQGRILYGGQPLPPSARAVREWGVSHIPEDRNTRGLVLDFTTRENLILGDHYRKPYAGFLGFLDAGAMEAHAQQVVEAFDVRPRNTELAARRYSGGNAQKIVVGRELSRGPRLLIAAQPTRGVDIGAIEFIHESIVKARDAGLAVLLVSADLNEVRSLSDRILVMFEGRLVGELMPHEASEERLGLLMAGISG, from the coding sequence ATGGAGACGGCAAGCCTCCCCACGGAAAAGGGCGCGGTGGCCCTCGAGCTCAAAGGCATTACCAAGCGCTATCCGCTGGTGCTGGCCAACGACCGCATCTCTTTGGATGTGCGCTGGGGCGAGGTGCTGGCGGTGGTGGGGGAGAACGGGGCGGGAAAGTCCACCCTGATGAAGATCGTCTACGGTCTGGTTAGGCCAGACCAGGGGGAGATTCGGTTCAACGGCCAGCGGGTGCAGATAAGCGGGCCGGCCGACGCGATTGCCCTGGGGATTGGCATGGTGCACCAGCACTTCATGCTGATAGACCCCTTCACGGTCTTGGAGAACATCGTCCTGGGGGCCGAGCCCAGGCAGGGGGCCAGCCTCGACCTGGCACGGGCCCGGGCCGAGGTAGAGGCCCTGATGCGGGAGCTCGAGTTCGACCTCCCCCTTGACACCCCGGTCGAGGAGCTGCCGGTGGGGCTACAGCAGCGGGTGGAGATTCTGAAGGCCCTCTATCGCCGGGCCCGGGTTCTTATCCTGGACGAGCCCACCGCCGTGCTCACCCCCCAGGAGGCCGAGGAGCTTTTCGCCTTTTTGCGCCGCTATGTGGCCCAGGGCAACGCGGTCATCTTCATCAGCCACAAACTGGCCGAGGTGATGCAGCTTTCCCACCGGGTTACGGTAATCCGCGATGGCCGGCTGGTGGGAACGGTGAACACCGCCGAGACCAGCGTGGCCGAGCTGGCGCGCATGATGGTGGGGCGCGAGGTGATTCTCTCGGTGAGCAAGAGCGAGCCCCGGCCTAGGGAGGTGGTCCTTAGGGTAGAGAACCTGACGGTGCCCAGCAAGGACAGGAAGCACCGCCTGGACAAGGTCAGCTTCGAGGTGCGCGCTGGGGAGATTGTGGGCATCGCTGGGGTGGAGGGCAACGGTCAGACCGAGCTGGTGGAGGCCCTCGCCGGTCTTAGGAGCTACCAGGGCCGTATCCTCTATGGCGGCCAGCCCCTTCCGCCCAGTGCCCGGGCGGTGCGCGAGTGGGGGGTTTCCCACATCCCTGAGGACCGCAACACCCGAGGGCTGGTGCTGGACTTCACCACCCGCGAGAACCTGATTTTGGGCGACCACTACCGAAAGCCCTACGCGGGTTTTCTGGGCTTTTTGGATGCCGGTGCGATGGAGGCCCACGCCCAGCAGGTGGTGGAGGCCTTTGACGTGCGTCCCCGCAACACCGAGCTGGCCGCGCGGCGCTACTCGGGGGGCAACGCGCAGAAGATCGTGGTGGGGCGGGAGCTGAGCCGAGGACCCAGGCTCCTCATCGCCGCCCAGCCCACTCGAGGGGTGGATATCGGGGCCATCGAGTTCATCCACGAAAGCATTGTGAAGGCTCGGGATGCGGGCCTGGCCGTGCTGCTGGTCTCGGCCGACCTGAACGAGGTTCGCTCGCTTTCCGACCGCATCTTGGTGATGTTTGAGGGGCGCCTGGTAGGCGAGCTGATGCCCCACGAGGCCAGCGAAGAGCGGCTTGGCCTGCTCATGGCGGGAATCAGCGGGTAG